Proteins from one Thermobifida alba genomic window:
- a CDS encoding TetR/AcrR family transcriptional regulator, protein MTAPSEARPRGNRLPRVARRRQLLAAAQQVFVERGYHAAAMDEIAERAGVSKPVLYQHFPGKLELYLALLEQHSEALVEKQRAALQSTDDNRQRVVASFQAYFDFVSGEGEAFRLVFESDLRNLPAVREKTEQTTLRCAELIGEVIRQDTSVSDEEAHLLSIGLVGMAETSARYWLSSGTIPKDAAEQLIARLAWRGISGWDLTRS, encoded by the coding sequence GTGACGGCTCCTTCAGAAGCCCGCCCACGGGGAAACCGGCTCCCCCGGGTGGCCCGGCGACGGCAACTGCTCGCCGCGGCCCAGCAGGTCTTCGTGGAACGGGGATACCACGCCGCGGCGATGGACGAGATCGCCGAACGCGCCGGGGTCTCCAAACCCGTGCTGTACCAGCACTTCCCCGGGAAGCTGGAACTCTACCTGGCGCTGCTGGAGCAGCACTCCGAGGCCCTGGTCGAAAAGCAGCGTGCTGCGCTGCAGTCCACCGACGACAACCGTCAGCGGGTCGTCGCGAGCTTCCAGGCGTACTTCGACTTCGTCTCCGGCGAGGGCGAGGCGTTCCGCCTGGTCTTCGAGTCCGACCTGCGCAACCTCCCGGCGGTGCGGGAGAAGACCGAACAGACCACGCTCCGCTGCGCGGAACTCATCGGCGAGGTCATCCGGCAGGACACCAGCGTCTCCGACGAGGAGGCGCACCTGCTCAGCATCGGCCTGGTCGGCATGGCCGAGACCAGCGCACGCTACTGGCTGAGCAGCGGCACCATCCCCAAGGACGCCGCCGAGCAGCTCATCGCCCGCCTGGCCTGGCGCGGCATCAGCGGGTGGGACCTCACCCGCAGCTGA
- the moeZ gene encoding adenylyltransferase/sulfurtransferase MoeZ: MSLPPLVEPADELTVDEVQRYSRHLIIPDVGMDGQKRLKNAKVLVVGAGGLGSPTLLYLAAAGVGTLGIIDFDVVDESNLQRQVIHGQSDLGKPKAESARESIEEINPYVKVALHQERLDSGNALEIFAGYDLILDGTDNFATRYLVNDAAVLLNKPYVWGSIYRFDGQVSVFWNEHGPNYRDLYPEPPPPGMVPSCAEGGVLGVLCAAIGSVMANEAIKLITGIGDPLVGRLLIYDALEMTWRTVKIRKDPNAEPITELIDYEAFCGTIPEEAQQAAMGSTITAKELKEKMDKGEDFFLVDVREKNEYEIVNIPGAVLIPKGEFLTGEAFAKLPQDKQIILHCKSGGRSAEALAAVKNAGFADAVHVGGGVLSWIETVDPSLPRY; encoded by the coding sequence GTGTCGCTGCCGCCGCTGGTCGAACCAGCCGACGAGCTGACCGTTGACGAGGTGCAACGGTACTCACGCCACCTGATCATCCCCGACGTCGGCATGGACGGTCAGAAGCGTCTGAAGAACGCCAAGGTCCTGGTCGTGGGGGCGGGCGGGCTCGGCTCCCCCACGCTGCTGTACCTGGCCGCCGCCGGCGTGGGCACCCTGGGCATCATCGACTTCGACGTCGTGGACGAGTCCAACCTGCAACGCCAGGTCATCCACGGCCAGAGCGACCTCGGCAAGCCCAAGGCCGAGTCCGCCCGGGAGAGCATCGAGGAGATCAACCCGTACGTCAAGGTCGCCCTGCACCAGGAGCGCCTGGACTCCGGCAACGCCCTGGAGATCTTCGCGGGCTACGACCTGATCCTGGACGGAACGGACAACTTCGCCACCCGCTACCTGGTCAACGACGCCGCCGTGCTGCTGAACAAGCCGTACGTGTGGGGGTCGATCTACCGCTTCGACGGCCAGGTCAGCGTGTTCTGGAACGAGCACGGACCCAACTACCGCGACCTGTACCCCGAGCCGCCGCCGCCCGGAATGGTCCCCTCCTGCGCCGAGGGCGGCGTCCTGGGGGTGCTGTGCGCCGCGATCGGGTCGGTCATGGCCAACGAGGCGATCAAGCTGATCACCGGCATCGGCGATCCGCTGGTCGGCCGCCTGCTGATCTACGACGCCCTGGAGATGACCTGGCGGACCGTCAAGATCCGCAAGGACCCCAACGCCGAGCCGATCACCGAGCTGATCGACTACGAGGCGTTCTGCGGGACGATCCCCGAGGAGGCCCAGCAGGCCGCGATGGGCTCCACCATCACCGCCAAGGAACTCAAGGAGAAGATGGACAAGGGCGAGGACTTCTTCCTCGTCGACGTCCGGGAGAAGAACGAGTACGAGATCGTCAACATCCCGGGCGCGGTCCTCATCCCCAAGGGCGAGTTCCTCACCGGTGAGGCGTTCGCCAAGCTGCCCCAGGACAAGCAGATCATCCTGCACTGCAAGTCCGGCGGCCGCTCGGCCGAGGCCCTGGCCGCGGTCAAGAACGCGGGCTTCGCCGACGCCGTGCACGTCGGCGGCGGCGTGCTGTCCTGGATCGAGACCGTCGACCCGAGCCTGCCCCGGTACTGA
- a CDS encoding SPW repeat protein: MGGRWSDWAALAAGIATALSWIWHGMFGPAMVALFLLGLATVFTATICLTRPGLVLGEALLAALGVLVFLTPWLIGFAGKPVGAWTAWITGAVIAVMGVVGLPPSRRARRTQEPHGPDGSWTRSPTAHSPVAPV; the protein is encoded by the coding sequence ATGGGCGGACGTTGGAGCGACTGGGCGGCCCTGGCGGCGGGGATCGCGACGGCCCTCAGCTGGATCTGGCACGGCATGTTCGGACCGGCCATGGTCGCGCTGTTCCTGCTCGGCCTGGCCACGGTGTTCACCGCGACGATCTGCCTCACCCGGCCGGGACTGGTCCTCGGCGAGGCGCTCCTGGCGGCGCTGGGCGTCCTGGTGTTCCTCACTCCCTGGCTGATCGGCTTCGCCGGGAAGCCCGTCGGAGCGTGGACCGCCTGGATCACCGGAGCCGTCATCGCGGTCATGGGAGTGGTGGGGCTGCCGCCGAGCCGCAGGGCCCGCCGCACCCAGGAACCGCACGGCCCCGACGGGTCGTGGACACGCTCGCCGACGGCGCACTCCCCGGTCGCCCCGGTCTGA
- a CDS encoding MGMT family protein — translation MPRSDGCPSEYAERVLEFVRTIPAGKVMTYGDVAEYLGAGSARSVGAVMAAWGADAPWWRVVFADGTPPSSRPERALRRYTAEDTPLLADRTRVDLGRARWDGRP, via the coding sequence ATGCCACGATCCGACGGTTGTCCCAGCGAGTACGCGGAGCGGGTCCTCGAATTCGTCCGGACCATCCCGGCGGGGAAGGTCATGACCTACGGCGACGTCGCCGAGTACCTCGGCGCGGGCAGCGCCCGCTCGGTGGGGGCGGTCATGGCCGCCTGGGGAGCGGACGCGCCCTGGTGGCGGGTGGTGTTCGCGGACGGCACCCCGCCCTCCAGCCGCCCCGAGCGGGCGCTGCGGCGCTACACGGCGGAGGACACCCCGCTGCTCGCCGACCGGACCCGGGTCGACCTGGGCCGGGCCCGCTGGGACGGCAGGCCCTGA
- a CDS encoding ATP-dependent helicase translates to MNTPPYRLVRRAQRAAPAPDLDDDQRRVVDHRGGPLLVLAGPGTGKTTTIVEAVVDRVDRRGVDPSRVLVLTFSRKAAQELRQRITARLRRTTREPLALTFHSYAYALIRREFQLAGDQAPRLLSGPEQLMEVRELLRGELADGAAEWPERLRPMLHTRGFAEELRDFLMRAQERGLGADDIRELGRRHARADWIAAGSFLERYTGRFDVAPVPTFNYAELVRIAANLLNDPEVQARERAARQIVFVDEYQDTDPAQEELLRALAGDGRDLVAVGDPDQSVYGFRGADVRNILDFPDRFRTAAGDPAPVVALRTCRRSGPALLEASRSLAQRLPAVPGPEGEGVNAHRRLVPVEDAEPGRARVLLAESPAQEAAVIADILRRAHLIDGVPWSRMAVLVRSATRQVPVLRRALIAADVPVVVSGDELPLAAEPLVRSMLLLLRCALHPDSLDENAARELLTSAFGEADGIRLRRLGRALRRLELDAGGNRPAAALLAEILRDPRDLVMVDPEVRAPADRVATLLRLVRDSTAEGASAEEVLWRMWHHSGLADRLLRASQAGGRRGAAADRELDSVVALFENAARYCDRLPPGTPEGFLEDLEAQEIPGDTLAEHAPQGEAVRILTAHRSKGLEWDLVVVAGVQEGDWPDLRLRGSLLGVEHLLDTVSGFAETSPAAVVSKLLDEERRLFYVALTRARRELVVTAVGGEDTEERPSRFLAELGLGDPERLAPGRRWLSLPALVADLRSALLDPRSEAPVRRAAAAHLARLADEGVRGADPAEWYALTELSDDSPLVLDGEQIRVSPSQVEKFGACELRWMLETAAGAQKPHTSSGLGSIVHALTVLAAEDAGLPEILRRMDQIWSDLDFGGPWYAEKQRERAEEMLRRFLGWQKENPRELVATEEGFRVEVDGIEIVGRVDRLERDDQGRGVVVDIKTGTAVPDREIGRHPQLGVYQLAVLMSAFEHYGLTDSGGAALVQIGDGRRTAKEQAQPALAEDPDPDWSKRLVREVASGMAGARFRATAGPSCRHCSVRASCPAQSEGDRVE, encoded by the coding sequence GTGAACACCCCCCCGTACCGCCTCGTACGCCGGGCCCAGCGCGCCGCACCCGCCCCGGACCTCGACGACGACCAGCGCCGGGTGGTCGACCACCGGGGCGGTCCGCTGCTCGTGCTCGCCGGACCGGGAACCGGGAAGACCACCACGATCGTCGAGGCGGTCGTCGACCGCGTCGACCGCCGGGGCGTGGACCCCTCGCGCGTGCTCGTGCTCACCTTCAGCCGCAAGGCGGCCCAGGAACTGCGGCAGCGCATCACCGCGCGGCTGCGGCGCACCACCCGCGAACCGCTCGCCCTGACCTTCCACAGCTACGCCTACGCCCTGATCCGCCGCGAGTTCCAGCTCGCGGGCGACCAGGCGCCCCGCCTGCTGTCCGGCCCCGAACAGCTGATGGAGGTCCGCGAACTCCTGCGGGGCGAACTCGCCGACGGCGCCGCCGAGTGGCCCGAACGGCTCCGTCCCATGCTGCACACCCGCGGCTTCGCCGAGGAGCTGCGCGACTTCCTCATGCGCGCCCAGGAACGCGGACTGGGCGCCGACGACATCCGGGAGCTCGGACGCCGCCACGCGCGGGCGGACTGGATCGCCGCCGGGAGCTTCCTGGAGCGCTACACCGGGCGGTTCGACGTCGCCCCGGTGCCCACCTTCAACTACGCCGAACTGGTCCGCATCGCCGCCAACCTGCTCAACGACCCCGAGGTGCAGGCGCGGGAGCGCGCCGCGCGGCAGATCGTGTTCGTCGACGAGTACCAGGACACCGACCCCGCCCAGGAGGAGCTGCTGCGCGCGCTGGCCGGGGACGGGCGCGACCTGGTCGCGGTGGGCGACCCCGACCAGTCCGTCTACGGCTTCCGGGGCGCCGACGTGCGCAACATCCTGGACTTCCCGGACCGGTTCCGCACCGCGGCGGGCGACCCCGCCCCCGTGGTGGCGCTGCGCACCTGCCGCCGCAGCGGCCCCGCACTGCTGGAAGCCTCCCGCAGCCTCGCCCAGCGGCTGCCCGCCGTGCCCGGCCCCGAGGGGGAGGGGGTCAACGCCCACCGCCGGCTCGTCCCCGTCGAGGACGCCGAACCGGGCCGGGCCAGGGTGCTGCTCGCAGAGAGCCCCGCCCAGGAGGCCGCCGTCATCGCCGACATCCTGCGCCGCGCCCACCTCATCGACGGCGTGCCGTGGTCGCGTATGGCGGTGCTGGTACGTTCGGCCACACGGCAGGTGCCGGTGCTGCGCCGCGCCCTGATCGCCGCCGACGTCCCGGTGGTCGTCAGCGGCGACGAACTGCCGCTGGCCGCCGAACCGCTGGTGCGGTCCATGCTGCTGCTCCTGCGCTGCGCGCTGCACCCCGACAGCCTCGACGAGAACGCCGCCCGCGAACTGCTGACCAGCGCGTTCGGGGAGGCCGACGGCATCAGGCTGCGTCGGCTCGGCCGGGCGCTGCGGCGGCTGGAACTGGACGCCGGAGGCAACCGCCCCGCCGCGGCCCTGCTCGCCGAGATCCTCCGCGACCCCCGCGACCTGGTGATGGTCGACCCCGAGGTGCGGGCGCCCGCCGACCGTGTCGCCACCCTGCTGCGCCTGGTCCGCGACAGCACGGCCGAGGGCGCCTCCGCCGAGGAGGTGCTGTGGCGGATGTGGCACCACTCGGGGCTGGCCGACCGGCTGCTGCGGGCCAGCCAGGCGGGCGGGCGGCGCGGTGCGGCCGCGGACCGGGAGCTGGACTCGGTGGTGGCGCTGTTCGAGAACGCCGCGCGCTACTGCGACCGGCTGCCGCCCGGCACCCCGGAGGGGTTCCTGGAGGACCTGGAGGCCCAGGAGATCCCCGGCGACACGCTCGCCGAGCACGCCCCCCAGGGCGAGGCGGTGCGCATCCTCACCGCGCACCGCTCCAAGGGACTGGAGTGGGACCTGGTCGTGGTGGCCGGGGTGCAGGAGGGCGACTGGCCGGACCTGCGGCTGCGCGGCTCCCTGCTGGGTGTCGAGCACCTGCTGGACACGGTCTCCGGGTTCGCCGAGACCTCCCCGGCCGCGGTGGTGTCCAAGCTGCTGGACGAGGAGCGGCGGCTGTTCTACGTCGCGCTCACCCGGGCCCGGCGGGAACTGGTGGTCACCGCGGTCGGCGGCGAGGACACCGAGGAGCGGCCCTCCCGCTTCCTCGCCGAGCTCGGCCTCGGCGACCCCGAACGGCTGGCGCCGGGACGGCGGTGGCTGTCGCTGCCCGCACTGGTCGCCGACCTGCGCTCGGCCCTGCTCGACCCGCGCAGCGAGGCGCCGGTGCGCCGTGCCGCGGCCGCCCACCTGGCCCGGCTGGCCGACGAGGGGGTGCGGGGGGCCGATCCCGCCGAGTGGTACGCCCTCACCGAACTGTCCGACGACTCCCCGCTGGTGCTCGACGGCGAGCAGATCCGCGTCTCCCCGTCCCAGGTGGAGAAGTTCGGCGCCTGCGAGCTGCGGTGGATGCTGGAGACGGCGGCGGGCGCGCAGAAACCGCACACCTCCTCCGGGCTGGGCAGCATCGTGCACGCCCTGACGGTGCTGGCCGCCGAGGACGCCGGCCTGCCGGAGATCCTGCGGCGCATGGACCAGATCTGGTCGGACCTGGACTTCGGCGGCCCCTGGTACGCGGAGAAGCAGCGGGAGCGGGCCGAGGAGATGCTGCGGCGGTTCCTGGGCTGGCAGAAGGAGAACCCCCGGGAGCTGGTCGCCACCGAGGAGGGGTTCCGGGTCGAGGTCGACGGCATCGAGATCGTGGGCCGGGTGGACCGGCTGGAACGCGACGACCAGGGGCGCGGCGTCGTCGTCGACATCAAGACCGGGACGGCGGTGCCGGACCGGGAGATCGGCCGCCACCCGCAGCTCGGCGTCTACCAGCTGGCGGTGCTGATGTCGGCGTTCGAGCACTACGGCCTGACCGATTCGGGCGGCGCGGCCCTGGTGCAGATCGGCGACGGGCGCCGGACCGCGAAGGAGCAGGCGCAGCCCGCACTGGCCGAGGACCCGGACCCGGACTGGTCGAAGCGGCTGGTCCGCGAGGTGGCCTCCGGCATGGCGGGGGCGCGGTTCCGGGCGACGGCCGGCCCCTCGTGCCGCCACTGCTCGGTCCGCGCCAGCTGCCCGGCCCAGAGCGAGGGCGACCGCGTGGAGTGA
- a CDS encoding ATP-dependent DNA helicase, with translation MTDVYGPAQLARLLGLPEPTPEQAAVIAAPLRPGLVVAGAGSGKSETMAARVVWLVANGHVRPEHVLGLTFTRKAAAELAERVRKRLDQLRGAGAVPDEVLDGEPTVATYHSYAIRLVGDHALREAVEPNTRLVSPAVAWQLAHRVVSTYDGPMDAVTSAPSTVVRDVLALAGELAEHLRTPDDVREFGSWLRSRAAGLKKIPAPVRDLLATQNHREQLLPLLERFAQLKADREVMDYDDQIALAARIAQRHPEVGLIERGRYQVVLLDEYQDTSHAQLVLLRSLFGDGHPVTAVGDPCQSIYGWRGASAGNLVSFPTHFPERPGRPAAVRQLSTSFRNGERVLEVAKRIAEPLRAEAEDVPVLYPGPARVGRGRVTCALLRTETEEAAWIAEQIDLALRESADRHTAPDGLPWPEQEARGPLGYGDVAVLCRKRSQFPVIRHALEERGIPVEVVGLGGLIEVPEVRDIVATLRVLHDPTAGHELARLLTGPRWRLGPRDLVALNKRAVELAREARRDLRGPAAQEAEEEADPLRRTVLDLTAETGSLVDALDDLGPAERYSEAGYRRLRALAEELRTLRGQVAQPLPDLITEVERVLGLDVEVGARPGRDQAAARADLDAFVDAAVRFSGSTDAPTLHAFLAYLDSAEDTEHGLAPGERIGSSDTVKLMTVHAAKGLQWPVVVVPGLSQGQFPGVARTVKSWTGKAAELPFALRGDRAGLPDLPDVTAEDLKRFTAAERDRELMEQRRLAYVAVTRAAFALLCTGHWWGRQAQRRRGPSVFLEEVREVCEAGAGRVALWTDPPGDDEHNPELVEDAPVVWPSDGDTRRDAAARAADLVTRYRNGAWERELGLLDRAVLRPAARRRIRDWARDVELLLRHRAAEPHDGRAVEVELPAHLTVSALVSLARDPAALARQIRRPLPRPPAPHTRRGTAFHTWLERRFGQQSLVDPDELPGAADGPVDVDTELEELQRRFEQSEWADRTPLDVEVSFETGIGDRLVRGRMDAVFHDPENDVYDVVDWKTGQPPTTARERRAVAVQLAAYRVAWARIADVPLDRVRAAFHYVRHDETVRPADLLDAAGLAALINAVPEPGAGPGDGDGPADG, from the coding sequence ATGACCGACGTCTACGGACCCGCGCAGCTCGCGCGGCTGCTCGGGTTGCCCGAACCCACCCCGGAGCAGGCCGCCGTCATCGCCGCACCGCTGCGTCCCGGGCTGGTGGTGGCCGGGGCCGGCTCCGGCAAGAGCGAGACCATGGCCGCCCGGGTGGTGTGGCTGGTCGCCAACGGGCACGTGCGCCCCGAGCACGTGCTCGGCCTCACCTTCACCCGCAAGGCCGCCGCCGAACTCGCCGAACGCGTCCGCAAACGGCTCGACCAGCTGCGCGGCGCGGGCGCGGTGCCCGACGAGGTGCTCGACGGCGAACCCACCGTCGCCACCTACCACTCCTACGCCATCCGCCTGGTCGGCGACCACGCGCTGCGCGAGGCCGTGGAACCGAACACCCGCCTGGTCTCCCCGGCCGTGGCCTGGCAGCTCGCCCACCGCGTGGTCAGCACCTACGACGGGCCGATGGACGCGGTCACCTCCGCCCCCTCCACCGTGGTCCGCGACGTCCTCGCCCTGGCCGGGGAACTCGCCGAACACCTGCGCACCCCCGACGACGTGCGCGAGTTCGGCTCCTGGCTGCGTTCGCGCGCCGCGGGCCTGAAGAAGATCCCCGCCCCCGTCCGCGACCTGCTCGCCACCCAGAACCACCGCGAGCAGCTGCTCCCGCTGCTGGAGCGGTTCGCCCAGCTCAAGGCGGACCGCGAGGTGATGGACTACGACGACCAGATCGCGCTGGCCGCCCGCATCGCGCAGCGCCACCCCGAGGTCGGCCTGATCGAACGCGGCCGCTACCAGGTGGTGCTGCTCGACGAGTACCAGGACACCAGCCACGCCCAGCTCGTGCTGCTGCGGTCGCTGTTCGGAGACGGCCACCCGGTCACCGCGGTCGGCGACCCCTGCCAGTCCATCTACGGCTGGCGCGGCGCCAGCGCGGGCAACCTGGTCAGCTTCCCCACCCACTTCCCGGAGCGGCCCGGCAGGCCCGCGGCGGTCCGCCAGCTGTCCACCAGCTTCCGCAACGGCGAACGGGTGCTGGAGGTCGCCAAGCGCATCGCCGAGCCGCTGCGCGCCGAGGCCGAGGACGTCCCCGTGCTCTACCCGGGGCCGGCGCGCGTCGGCCGGGGCCGGGTCACCTGCGCCCTGCTGCGCACCGAGACCGAGGAGGCCGCCTGGATCGCCGAGCAGATCGACCTGGCGCTGCGGGAGTCGGCGGACCGGCACACCGCGCCCGACGGCCTGCCCTGGCCCGAACAGGAGGCCCGGGGGCCGCTCGGCTACGGCGACGTCGCGGTGCTGTGCCGCAAACGCTCCCAGTTCCCCGTGATCCGCCACGCGCTGGAGGAGCGCGGCATCCCCGTCGAGGTCGTCGGGCTGGGCGGGCTCATCGAGGTGCCCGAGGTGCGCGACATCGTCGCCACCCTGCGGGTGCTGCACGACCCCACCGCCGGGCACGAACTCGCCCGGCTGCTCACCGGGCCGCGCTGGCGGCTGGGGCCGCGCGACCTGGTCGCGCTCAACAAGCGCGCCGTGGAGCTGGCCCGGGAGGCCCGCCGCGACCTGCGCGGCCCGGCCGCGCAGGAGGCCGAGGAGGAGGCCGACCCGCTGCGGCGGACCGTGCTGGACCTGACCGCCGAGACGGGAAGCCTCGTCGACGCGCTCGACGACCTCGGCCCCGCCGAACGCTACTCCGAGGCGGGCTACCGGCGGCTGCGCGCCCTCGCCGAGGAGCTGCGGACGCTGCGCGGCCAGGTCGCCCAACCGCTGCCCGACCTGATCACCGAGGTGGAGCGGGTCCTCGGCCTCGACGTGGAGGTGGGCGCACGGCCCGGCCGGGACCAGGCCGCCGCCCGCGCCGACCTGGACGCGTTCGTGGACGCCGCGGTGCGCTTCTCCGGCTCCACCGACGCGCCCACCCTGCACGCGTTCCTCGCCTACCTGGACTCCGCCGAGGACACCGAGCACGGCCTGGCCCCCGGCGAGCGGATCGGTTCCAGCGACACCGTCAAACTCATGACGGTGCACGCCGCCAAGGGGCTGCAGTGGCCGGTGGTGGTCGTGCCCGGGCTCAGCCAGGGCCAGTTCCCCGGGGTCGCCAGAACCGTGAAGAGCTGGACCGGCAAGGCCGCGGAACTGCCGTTCGCGCTGCGCGGCGACCGGGCGGGCCTGCCCGACCTGCCGGACGTGACCGCCGAGGACCTCAAGCGCTTCACCGCGGCCGAACGCGACCGCGAGCTGATGGAGCAGCGCCGCCTCGCCTACGTGGCGGTGACCCGCGCCGCGTTCGCGCTGCTGTGCACCGGGCACTGGTGGGGGCGGCAGGCCCAGCGCAGACGCGGCCCCTCGGTCTTCCTGGAGGAGGTGCGGGAGGTGTGCGAGGCGGGCGCGGGCCGCGTCGCACTGTGGACCGACCCGCCCGGCGACGACGAGCACAACCCCGAACTGGTCGAGGACGCCCCCGTGGTCTGGCCGTCGGACGGGGACACCCGCCGCGACGCCGCCGCACGGGCCGCCGACCTGGTGACGCGCTACCGGAACGGGGCCTGGGAACGGGAGTTGGGCCTGCTGGACCGCGCCGTGCTGCGGCCGGCGGCGCGCCGCCGGATCCGCGACTGGGCGCGCGACGTGGAGCTGCTGCTGCGCCACCGCGCCGCCGAGCCGCACGACGGGCGGGCCGTCGAGGTGGAGCTGCCCGCCCACCTGACCGTGTCCGCGCTGGTGTCGCTGGCCCGCGACCCCGCCGCGCTGGCCCGGCAGATCCGCCGTCCGCTGCCGCGGCCGCCGGCGCCGCACACCCGCCGGGGCACCGCCTTCCACACCTGGCTGGAACGGCGCTTCGGCCAGCAGAGCCTGGTCGACCCCGACGAACTGCCCGGCGCCGCCGACGGCCCCGTGGACGTCGACACCGAGCTGGAGGAGTTGCAGCGCCGTTTCGAGCAGAGCGAGTGGGCCGACCGCACCCCGCTGGACGTGGAGGTCTCCTTCGAGACCGGCATCGGCGACCGGCTGGTGCGGGGCCGGATGGACGCGGTCTTCCACGACCCGGAGAACGACGTCTACGACGTGGTGGACTGGAAGACCGGGCAGCCGCCCACCACGGCCCGGGAGCGCCGCGCGGTGGCCGTGCAACTGGCCGCCTACCGGGTGGCCTGGGCCCGGATCGCCGACGTGCCCCTGGACCGGGTGCGCGCCGCCTTCCACTACGTCCGCCACGACGAGACGGTCCGCCCCGCGGACCTGTTGGACGCCGCGGGCCTGGCCGCGCTCATCAACGCGGTCCCCGAACCCGGAGCGGGACCGGGGGACGGGGACGGGCCGGCGGACGGCTGA
- a CDS encoding VIT1/CCC1 transporter family protein — MKGTVQLTERPDTTVQTGDHRGTRTGGLAQRLNALRAGVLGANDGIVSTAAVVVGVAGATTDTGPILTAGLAASIGGAVSMALGEYVSVSSQRDSERHLIERERRALAADPEGELRALARSYEERGISAATARRAAEELFARDALEAQMRERHNIDPDEVTSPWHAALASFLAFTVGALLPMLAILLPPPELRVPVAFGATLLGLALTGAVAAGIGGGSQLRAAARVTVGGALALAATYLIGSLLGTAGVV, encoded by the coding sequence ATGAAGGGGACCGTGCAGCTCACAGAACGTCCGGACACCACCGTGCAGACCGGTGACCACCGCGGGACCCGTACCGGCGGACTCGCACAGCGGCTCAACGCACTGCGTGCGGGGGTCCTCGGCGCCAACGACGGCATCGTCTCCACCGCGGCCGTCGTCGTCGGCGTGGCCGGAGCCACCACCGACACGGGGCCGATCCTCACGGCCGGCCTCGCCGCCTCGATCGGCGGCGCCGTGTCCATGGCGCTCGGCGAGTACGTCTCCGTCAGCAGCCAGCGCGACAGCGAACGCCACCTCATCGAGCGGGAGCGCCGGGCCCTGGCCGCCGACCCCGAGGGCGAACTGCGTGCCCTGGCCCGCAGCTACGAGGAACGCGGCATCTCGGCGGCCACCGCGCGGCGCGCCGCCGAGGAGCTCTTCGCCCGCGACGCCCTGGAAGCCCAGATGCGCGAGCGGCACAACATCGACCCCGACGAGGTCACCAGCCCCTGGCACGCCGCACTCGCCTCGTTCCTGGCCTTCACGGTCGGCGCGCTGCTGCCGATGCTCGCGATCCTGCTGCCGCCCCCCGAACTGCGGGTGCCGGTGGCGTTCGGCGCGACCCTGCTGGGCCTGGCGCTGACCGGAGCGGTGGCCGCCGGCATCGGCGGCGGCTCGCAACTGCGCGCGGCGGCACGGGTGACCGTCGGCGGCGCGTTGGCCCTGGCCGCCACCTACCTCATCGGGTCGCTGCTCGGCACCGCCGGCGTCGTCTGA